The following are encoded in a window of Actinomyces oris genomic DNA:
- a CDS encoding VanW family protein: MSQSVNRGEKPAAPEAAADAVEPVETAAPAESVEPVEKAVEAEEAVEALAAEQPEMRAAEGDSAKGGDADDTPTLNLDEESQDDPDEEPGAEAHQPQEAAEAVEAVKPAEVAEPAESVEQAEEVPAVERPEAGAAEGDSAEGGDADGTPTLNLDGESQDVQDEAAESAAPVATAESVEQAEQVEQTEAAPAVVEQPEEKAPAAQDIREVAEQGTDETSAPDDEFVEPAVSEPATSEPAAVEAAEPLATPASTRVVDEVATPAEALSPYESAGADAAAENRRGTAWSPDSGDMPPSITPKSLSGASPSAPEQTTPAVDAARAAEPTKGEADPVGDDAAAAVPGTLAAAKKAHKPVKAQSIAKKTNGGATGSGASRRRRLIPAACAAGAAALLLAWGGIAWWTTQHIASGTTVSGVDVSGLSPKKAHERIGKGIGDQLAQPVTLTVGQGSSELVPAKSGISVDTDASVKKLTGFTLNPLTLAQRLGGQHTDAVIRVDSTALRGALEDRVDAMANGAVSATVTLEGTKPVITPASNGIGLDVEASLKQIGGTWPLGKKTLAMAEGTAIPAITDEEASTFVNGTLTPLLSSGLTVNTAAADPQSKSPGAAAAFSPQDTAEMLKISSEGGNLSATFDPTALRDGVVARVGQVETPAQNATWKIDGSATGAPGARPQYVPAAQGKVIDTAALSASLLKAGTTATDAAGRTVTLPMVVAEPTVTTPQNEWGISEMIGEFATPYNAGDAPRTQNLTRGAELVNGTVVKPGEVFSLEKTLGEVDYEHGFADAGVISNGQHVDSLGGGLSQVATTVFNAGFEAGMDDTEHHAHQYYFDRYPAGREATLWTGKLDVKFTNSTSHAVLVQAWLDGEQIHVRMWSTKYYDVSITSSDRFNFRPVSTERKSGPGCEPYSGGNPGFDITVTRTRKHEGKALPDDVLTTQYAADNDIVCS, translated from the coding sequence ATGAGCCAGTCCGTCAACCGTGGGGAGAAGCCCGCCGCCCCCGAGGCCGCAGCCGACGCCGTCGAGCCCGTTGAGACTGCTGCACCGGCCGAGTCCGTTGAGCCGGTCGAGAAGGCTGTGGAGGCTGAGGAGGCCGTGGAGGCTCTGGCCGCCGAGCAGCCTGAGATGAGGGCGGCCGAGGGCGACTCCGCCAAGGGCGGGGACGCCGATGACACCCCGACCCTCAACCTCGATGAGGAGTCCCAGGATGATCCGGACGAGGAGCCCGGCGCCGAGGCCCACCAGCCTCAGGAGGCCGCTGAGGCTGTCGAGGCCGTGAAGCCCGCGGAGGTGGCCGAGCCGGCCGAGTCCGTCGAGCAGGCCGAGGAGGTTCCGGCCGTCGAGCGGCCTGAGGCTGGGGCGGCCGAGGGCGACTCCGCTGAGGGCGGGGACGCCGATGGCACCCCGACTCTCAACCTCGACGGCGAGTCCCAGGACGTTCAGGACGAGGCGGCTGAGTCCGCTGCGCCTGTCGCGACAGCCGAGTCCGTCGAGCAGGCCGAGCAGGTTGAGCAGACTGAGGCGGCTCCGGCCGTCGTCGAGCAGCCTGAGGAGAAGGCGCCCGCCGCCCAGGACATCCGCGAGGTCGCTGAGCAGGGCACAGACGAGACCTCCGCCCCTGACGACGAGTTCGTCGAGCCGGCCGTTTCCGAGCCGGCCACGTCCGAGCCGGCTGCGGTTGAAGCCGCCGAACCGTTGGCGACGCCCGCATCGACGCGCGTCGTCGACGAGGTCGCCACCCCTGCCGAGGCCCTCTCGCCCTATGAGTCGGCCGGCGCCGATGCGGCTGCCGAGAACCGGCGGGGCACCGCATGGAGCCCCGACTCCGGCGACATGCCGCCGTCGATCACACCGAAGAGCCTGTCCGGGGCATCGCCTTCGGCGCCCGAGCAGACCACTCCCGCCGTCGACGCCGCCCGAGCCGCTGAGCCCACTAAGGGCGAAGCCGATCCGGTGGGGGACGACGCTGCCGCTGCCGTCCCCGGGACCCTGGCCGCGGCCAAGAAGGCGCACAAGCCCGTCAAGGCCCAGAGCATCGCGAAGAAGACCAACGGCGGGGCAACCGGGTCGGGCGCCTCTCGCCGTCGGCGCCTCATCCCCGCCGCCTGCGCCGCCGGGGCCGCGGCCCTGCTGCTGGCCTGGGGTGGCATCGCCTGGTGGACCACCCAGCACATCGCCTCGGGCACCACCGTCTCCGGCGTCGATGTCTCCGGCCTGAGCCCCAAGAAGGCCCACGAGCGTATCGGCAAGGGCATCGGCGACCAGCTCGCCCAGCCCGTCACCCTCACCGTCGGGCAGGGCAGCTCCGAGCTCGTGCCCGCCAAGTCGGGTATCTCGGTCGACACCGACGCCTCGGTCAAGAAGCTCACCGGATTCACCCTCAACCCCCTCACCCTGGCTCAGCGCCTCGGCGGCCAGCACACCGACGCCGTCATCCGGGTCGATTCCACCGCGCTGCGCGGCGCCCTGGAGGACAGGGTCGATGCGATGGCCAACGGTGCGGTCTCGGCGACCGTGACCCTGGAGGGCACCAAGCCGGTCATCACGCCCGCGAGCAACGGCATCGGACTCGACGTCGAGGCCTCTCTCAAGCAGATCGGCGGCACCTGGCCCCTGGGGAAGAAGACCCTGGCCATGGCTGAGGGCACTGCGATCCCCGCCATCACCGACGAGGAGGCCTCCACGTTCGTGAACGGCACGCTCACGCCGCTGCTCTCCAGCGGACTGACCGTGAACACGGCGGCTGCCGACCCGCAGAGCAAGAGCCCCGGCGCGGCGGCGGCCTTCTCACCGCAGGACACCGCCGAGATGCTGAAGATCTCCTCCGAGGGCGGTAACTTGAGCGCCACTTTCGACCCGACCGCACTGCGTGACGGCGTCGTCGCCAGGGTCGGCCAGGTCGAGACCCCCGCCCAGAACGCGACCTGGAAGATCGACGGCTCCGCCACCGGTGCCCCGGGTGCACGCCCCCAGTACGTCCCCGCCGCCCAGGGCAAGGTCATTGACACCGCGGCCCTGTCCGCAAGCCTGCTCAAGGCCGGCACCACCGCCACCGACGCCGCCGGCCGGACCGTGACCCTGCCGATGGTCGTGGCCGAGCCGACGGTGACGACGCCGCAGAACGAGTGGGGCATCAGCGAGATGATCGGCGAGTTCGCCACCCCGTACAACGCCGGGGACGCGCCTCGCACCCAGAACCTCACCCGCGGGGCCGAGCTCGTCAACGGCACGGTCGTCAAGCCCGGCGAGGTCTTCTCCCTGGAGAAGACCCTCGGTGAGGTCGACTACGAGCACGGCTTCGCCGACGCCGGAGTCATCTCCAACGGGCAGCACGTGGACTCCCTGGGCGGCGGGCTGAGCCAGGTGGCCACCACCGTCTTCAACGCCGGCTTCGAGGCCGGCATGGACGACACCGAGCACCACGCCCACCAGTACTACTTCGACCGCTACCCGGCCGGGCGCGAGGCCACCTTGTGGACCGGCAAGCTCGATGTGAAGTTCACGAACTCCACGTCCCACGCGGTACTGGTTCAGGCCTGGCTGGACGGGGAGCAGATCCACGTGCGGATGTGGTCCACGAAGTACTACGACGTGTCGATCACCTCCTCGGACCGGTTCAACTTCCGCCCGGTGTCCACGGAGCGCAAGTCCGGTCCTGGCTGCGAGCCCTACTCGGGCGGCAACCCCGGCTTCGACATCACCGTCACCCGTACCCGCAAGCACGAGGGCAAGGCCCTGCCCGACGACGTGCTCACCACCCAGTACGCCGCCGACAACGACATCGTCTGCTCCTGA